The Deinococcus sp. KNUC1210 nucleotide sequence GCGACCAAGGTGCGCGGAGCGATGGGCGGCATGGACAACAACCAGGGGCGCAAGACGGTGCATCAGCGCGAGGGCCTGTCGCGGCGCTGGATCCTGAAGGCCTGCGAAGACAGCCTCAAGCGCCTCCAGACCGACCACATCGATCTGTATCAGGCGCACTGGGTCGATAACCAGACCCCTATCGAGGAAACGCTGTCGGCGTTCACCGAACTCGTGCAGCGCGGCTACGTGCGCTACATCGGCTGCTCGAACTACAGCGCGTGGCGTTTGATGCAGGCGCTGTGGACCAGTGACCGGAAGGGCCTGGAAAGCTATGTCAGCATTCAGCCGGAATACAGCCTGCTGTCGCCCACCCGCGCCAACTTCGAGCGCGAGCTGATGCCGCTGTGCGTGGAATACGGGATCGGCGTGGTGCCCTGGAGTCCGCTGGGCGGCGGCATGCTGACCGGCAAGTACAAGCGTGGGCAGCCGTTGCCCGAGAGCGTGCGGGCCGACGAGAATTCTTCGCGGCGGTTTTCCGATCAGAACTTCGATGTGGTGGACGCGCTGGAATCGGTGGCGACGCCGCTGGGTGCCAAGCCCGCCCAGGTCGCGCTGGCATGGATGCTGGCCCAGCCCGCCATGACCGCCCCGATCATCGGAGCGAACAACACCACGCAGCTTCAGGAACTGCTGGGAACCGTCGATGTGAAGCTCAGTGCCGACGATCTGGCGAAGATCAGCCGGGCAAGCGACTGGGAACGGGCGCGGACGGAACTGGAAAGTTAAGAAGAGTGATGCGGGGCGAGTGATGGGTGATGAGGCCAGTTTGTGGCTCTTCAGCACCCACATTCTCTAGAGTGCCGTCATGACTGTGCCTCCACCCTTCCTCGGAACACCGATTCCCGTTGCCCCCGTGCCGCTGTTTTCGCGCCGCCTGTCGCCCCAGGATGCCCGAGACCTGGGGCGCGAAGTGCTGCTGACCGATGGGCTGGGCGGCTTTGCCATGAGCAGTCCGGCGGGCGTGCCGACGCGCTGTTATTCCGGGCTGGCCCGCAGCCTGACCCCCCTGTGCAGCGGCACCTGATGTTTATTTCACCGCTGGAAACGCTGGAAGTGGCGGGCCACCGCTCGGAACTGCACGCCTTCGAGGTCGCGCCCGGCACCGTCGAGGGCGACGGCCTGAATCTGCTGTCACACGTCGATCTGAACGATCTGATTCCCACACGCGTGCAGCTTGCAGGCGGCGTGCAGGTGCAGCGAACGTGGTTCATGCCGCGCCACTCGGGGTCGCTGGTGCTGCTGTACGACCTCGACACCCAGCAGGACGCCACCCTGACGCTGGGCGCCCTGCTGACCCACCGTGACATGCACCATGTCTGCACCCAGACGCCTCGCCTGGAATTTCTGCCGGGCGGCCTGGAGATGAGCGTTGTCGGGGAGGGGGTGGACGCGCACTCGACGTCGCTGCGCCTGTATCCGCCCGAAGCGTCGCGGATTCAGGCGCTCGTGCCCCGGCCTGTGCCGCAGCGGGTTCATTTTCGTCTGGATACCGCCAGGGGTGCGCCCGATACCGAGCGGGCCGTGCGCACCGATGTGTGGGCGCTGCACCTGCCACCGGGCCGACACCGACTGGCGCTGGTGGTGGGCGACCCTGGCAGTGTCGGCAACCCCTGGAACGCCTACGCCGAAGAGATCGAGCGCCGCCGCCTGCTGATTCTGCGGGCCTTCTCGGTCTGTGGCGTGCAGGACAGCGTTACGGCCACGCTCGCCGTCAGCGCCGACAGCTTTCTGGTGTACCGCCAGTCCACGCAGGCCGTCAGCGTGATCGCCGGGTATCCGTGGTTTGCCGACTGGGGCCGCGACAGCATGATCGCCCTGACCGGCCTGACCCTGCTGACCGGTCGCCTGGACGATGCCCGCGCCCTGCTGAGCACCTATCTGGGCAGTCTGCGGCGCGGCCTGACCCCCAACAACTTTCACGACGATGGCAGCGGCGCAGATTACAACACCGTGGATGGTGCCCTGTGGCTGATCACGGCGCTTGAACGCTACGTGCGCCTCAGCGGCGACCGCGAGTTTGCCCAGACGCATCTGGAAACGGTGCGCGGCATCATCCGGGCTCATCTGGAAGGCACCGATCACGGTATCCGCGCCGATCCACAGGACGGGCTGCTGCTGGCAGGCGAAACGGGCGTGCAGCTCACCTGGATGGACGTGAAGATTCACGACTGGGTGGTGACGCCCCGGCACGGCAAGCCCGTCGAGATTCAGGCGCTGTGGCTGGCCGCCCTGAGCGTCGAGAGCCGCATGAGTGAGGCGCTGGGTCAGCCGCCCGCCTTTGCTGCGCTGCTGCTGCGGGCACGTCCCGCTTTTCTGCAACTGTGGAACCCCGACGATCAGTATTTCTATGACGTGCTGGCGGCAGACGGCACCCCAGATGCCTCGGTGCGCCCGAATGTCCTGCTTGCCCTGGCGCTGCCCGACACACCCGCCGTTCCCGCTCAGCTCGATGCCGCCCTGCTGACTGCCGGGCGCGAACTGCTGACCCCCCTGGGCCTGCGAACGCTCGCCCTCAGCGATCCGCGCTATCTGGGCAATTACGGTGGTTCTCAGCTCGTGCGCGACGCCGCCTATCACCAGGGCACCGTATGGCCCTGGCCGCTGGCCGCCTATACCGACCTGCTGCTGAAACGGGGCCGGGTGGCCGACGCACGGGCGGCTCTGGACGGTCTGGAAGCGCACCTGTGGGACGCCGGGTTGGGGTCGGTCAGCGAGGTGTTCAGCGGCAGCACGCTGCTTCCCGGCGGTTGCCCCTTTCAGGCATGGAGCGTGGCCGAACTGCTGCGGGCGCACGTGGCGGTGGCCCAGGCCGAAAAGGGCCGGGGAGACGCAGCCAGAGAGGAGAGAGGTTAGAGGAAGCGTTCAGCGGGTCTGACGGCTGGTGGCCTCCATGACCTGCTGGAACTGCTGCACACTTCCGTACAGGTGCGCCGTCCAGCCTGCTGTTCTGGCAGCCTCCACGTTCTCGGCCACGTCGTCCCAGAAGACGATGCTGGCTGCCGGAATACCCAGCGCTGCCGTCACCTGCGCGAAGTAGGCCGGGTGCGGTTTGCGGTGCCCGACGCTGGCGCTGGAGAACTCACCGTCCGTCACCTGCCCCAGGTTCATGTCGTCCAGCAGGTACTTCAGGCGGTGTCGCTCCTGATTGGTCGCCAGGAAGACAGGCCAGCCGGAGGAGCGCAGCTCTGTCAGGGCGTCGAGCAGAGGCAGGTTTGGACAGTTCTCGCTTTCGAACCAGTCGTTCAGAAAGCTGTCCGGAGAGCCCGCGTAGCCGATCTGCTTCAGCAGGGGCGGCAACAGCTCGCGCAGATCAGCCCGACCGGTGCTGGCCTCCAGGAACGGCCCGGCGAAAAAGGCCCGCACCGTCGCCGGGTGCCGCGTCATCAGTGCCGAGCCGAACATCTGCGGCGGCAGCACCAGCACGCCGTCTACGTCCATCAGCAGGGCGCGGCCCGCTTCAGCCGTCTTCACTGAAAGGGCTTGCCGTTGATGGTCGCCGCACCCTTGCTGAATTCCAGATGCGTCTTCAGGGTGTCGCCGCTGCGGGTAATCATGCCCTGTTCGATCAGCGGGTCAATCGACTGCGCGATGCCCTGCGCGGTGTCGTTGCCGCTGCTGCTCAGCAGTCCGGCGATTACCTGCTCTTTGCCCTCGATGTCGGCCGTCAGCTTCAGATTTTGCAGCAGACCCATCGCCTTCTCGGTGGCCTGATCGCTGGCTCCGGCATCAAAACTGCTGTCGAAGCTGCTGAGATCGATCTTCTGCCCGTCCACGATCTGTGCGCCCAGACTCAGTTTCAGCGGGCCGTCGGGCGTCTGCGCCGAAATCTCATCGAGAGCCAGTTTGGGATTGCCTGCCAGCAGCTTGCTCAGGCTGGGTTTGGCGTCGGTCCAGAGCTTGCGGTAGGTCTGGTCACTCACGGTTTCTCCGCTCTGCAACATCTTCTGGTAGTCGGGCTGCTGGAACACGGCGATCAGCGATTCCAGCGCGGCGCTGTTCAGCTGCCTGGCGCTGAGCTTCAGTAGCAGCTGACTGAACTTGGTGTCCTGATACGCGATTTCGGCCACGCTCGCCTGGGTGCTGCTCTCCAGATTCGCTCCCTGGGGGCCGGTGCGGGTGGTCACGTTCAGGCTCTTCATGCCGCCCAGCTTCTCCGGCAGTTCGATGCTGGCGATGGTGAAGCTCGATTGCCCCTGAGACAGCGATTTCAGGTACGGCTGCTGATCGACGGTGTAGCGCACGTCGCTGATTTTCAGCACACCCTGCGAGGGGTCGCCGTTGCCGGGGCCGATCACGCCGCTGGGCCAGACCAGCGATCCGCTCAGGCCGCGCCCGCCGTTGTTGGTCTGGAAGTGGGCGTCCAGAGCAGTCCAGGTGCCCTTCACGTCGCTGTCGGCATACTGCCCGGCAGGAACCATGAAGGTGGTGTCGGTGGTGCCGCCCAGACCCACCACCGTATGAATCACGGGCTTCTTGCCGCCCAGCGCCTTGTCGATGGCCGCCTGAGTCTTCGCGTCCCAGATGATTTCGCTGTCGATGACCGCCTGGGCCACCGTCTGAAATCCGGGCAGCGGGCCGTGTTTGATGTGATTGCGAACATGCAGATGATACGGAGCCAGTTTGTCGCTCAGCACGATATACAGGTCATCGGTGCTCTCGGTGAGGCCACGGGTGTACACGTGTTTCTCTACGCTGCCCAGCTTGTTGGCCTTCAGCGCGGTGTCGATGGTCTTGGCGGTGTCGTCGCTGAAATTCTGCGCCTGCCCCGCCGCGTACATGGTGCTTCCGGCCCAGGCAACGCCCAGCAGCAGCACCACCGTCACTCCTCCGATCAGCCAGCGGGGACGGACCGGGCGGCGCGGGGCGGGCGGAGTCGGGCCGTTCTGTGAATCATGAGGAAGCGTCATAGCCATACTGTAATCAATATTTCTCCGGTTGGCGTCAGTAAACGGCACAGGTGGGGTAAGCCAAATGGAGGATGACTGTGACTCGTCTCTCTCCTTAACAAAAGAGGCCCCGCACCATGAAGTGGGCGGGGCTGTCTGTGTTTTTTAGGAGCGGGGTGCCTGTTCTCAGCCCTGTGCGCCGAGCTGAACGCGCAGCGCCAGTGGCCCGCGCAGCACGAAATTGGGGCGATACTGCACCTGCTGTTCGGGTACCTGCATGGCCGGAAAGCGCTCGGCCAGGGTACGGAAGACCAGTTCGCCTTCCATGCGGGCCAGGCTCGCGCCCAGACAGTAATGCGGGCCGCTGGCAAAGGCCAGATGGCGGGCGGTATTGGGGCGGGCAGGATCGAGGCGCTCGGGGTCGGAAAACACGCGCTCGTCCCGGTTGGCCGCCGCCACGATCAGCGCGGCAAACGATCCGGCCCGCAGCGTCTGCCCGCCCACCACCAAGTCCTGTGCCAGCCCTCGCCCGGTTCGCTGCACAGGCGAGGTCACGCGCAGCAGTTCCTCGGTCATGCCGGGGGCCAGATCGGGATTCTGTGTTAGGGCGTTCCAGGCGTCCGGCTGGCGGGCCAGTGTCAGGATGCCCGAGGCGATCAGATTGGTGGTGGTTTCGTGGCCCGCCGCCAGCAGCAGTACGGCATTTGCCAGCAGTTCATCGCTGCTCAGCCGCTCGCCGCCGTCTTCCACGCCCGCCATCGCGCTCAGCAGGCCCGGCTGAGGACGCGCCCGCAGCTCGTCGGCCAGCCCCCGGAAATAGCGCCGCATCTCGATGGCGTCGGCTTCCACGCGCTCCATCACGTCGCTCTCGTTGTTGCCGCCCAGCAGTTCGGCAATGCTGCCCGACCACTGCCGAAACTTGGCTTCGTCGTCACCCGACAGCCCCAGCATTTCGGTGATGACGCCCACCGGAAGCGGCACCGCCAGATCTTCCACCGCATCGAAATCGGGTTTTTCTGCGGCGGCTTTCAACAGCCTGTCGAGGCGCGTCTGCACCAGTTCGCGCTGCTGGGCCACCACTCTGGGCGTGAAGGCCGCCTGTGCCAGCGAGCGCAGCCGGGTGTGCGAGGGGCCGTTATGAAAGAGCATCATCGGACGCAGCACCCGCATCGCCTCGGGAAAGGCGGTTTCGCTCTCTCCGGCAAAGCCCTGACCGCTCAGGGCTGCTGGCGAACGAAACACCGCGCTCGCCACCTCATGACTGAACACCAGCGTCATATTCCATTCCGGTACGTGCAGCAGGCCGTCGGTGCCGAGTTCCCGCCCCAGCGCCCTGGCCTGGGCATACAGCGGATACGGGTCGGTGATCGCCTGCGGGCTGAACAGCGCCTGCGCCGCTTCCAGCGCTGGAGTAGAAGCAATGGTCATGCCTCTATGGTAGCTGCCCAGATGAACCAAGTCTAAGATTCTGCCCTGAGTGACCTCCTCAGCGTGGTTGGGCCGCTGCCTGCTGCCCGCGAGCACTTCGCCCTGTACACTCGCCCCATGTCGAGTGTTCGTATCGGATACGGCGAGGATGCCCACCGCCTTGAGGCGGGCCGTGAGCTGTGGCTGGGCGGCCTGAAGGTGCCGGACGCCCCGGTTGGTGCAGTGGCCCATTCAGACGGCGACGCGGTGCTACACGCCGTTGCAGACGCGCTGCTGAGTGGGCTGGCGCTGGGCGATATCGGTCAGTATTTTCCCGACACCGACCCGGCGCACGCGGGTCTGGATTCGCGGGTGATTCTGCGGCGCTGTCTGGAACTGGTGCAGGAGCGCGGCTACCTGCCGCAGAACGTGGCGCTGGTGGTGACGCTGGACCGCCCGAAGCTGGGGCCGCTGCGCCAGCAGATCGCGCAGAGTGTCGCGGCGCTCCTGGCGCTGGACGAAGGCGCGGTGGGCGTGTCGTTCAAGACCTCGGAGGGGCTGGCTCCGGCGCATGTCCAGGTGCGCGTCACGGTGCTGCTGGCGGCCCATGACTGAGCCTGCTGCCCCGCTTCCCCTGCTGCACGTGGTGTTGTTCGAGCCGGAAAAGGCGGGCAACGTCGGCAACATCGCCCGGACGTGCGCGGTGCTGGGCGCACAGCTCCACCTGATCCGGCCCTTCGGCTTCCACCTGTCTGACCGGGAACTTCGGCGGGCCGGAATGGACTATCTGGAAGGCGTGACGCTGCACGAACACGCCAACTGGACGGCGTTTCAGCGCACCCTGCCCGCAGGCGCACGCGTCTGGGCCTTCTCGACGCACGCTACCGAACTGCACACGCGGGCAGGCTTCGTGCGCGGTGATTACCTGCTGTTCGGGCCGGAATCGCGCGGCCTCCCCGTCTGGTTGCGCGACGCCCTGCCGAAACTGAAGCTGCCGCAGCCGGGCGGAGGCCGCAGCCTGAACCTGTCGGTGGCGGCGGGGGTGGCGGCGTTCGAGGCGGGGCGGCAGATCGAGGGCTGGTAGACCGCGCCGCATTCAGGCCTGGGCAGCCAGTCTTCCTGTTCGCAGGGTGTGGCCGAATGCTGATGACCCTGGAAGGTTGAACGCCGTCAACCGTCGCCCCTGGACAAACGTCGAAGACCGGGCCACACTCTGCCCGCTGAACGGTTTTGACAGGGGAGCGCTGGCTCATCCCCCATCCCGGCGGCTGCGCTAGCCTGCACGCACCTCATGCCCCGTTTCCGCTCCCGCCTGCTGCTGACCGCCTCCTGCCTGCTTCTGTCCAGCGCCGCCTCTCAGGAAACTGAGCCTGCGCCTGCTGTTTCTGTGCCGGTGCAGGTGCCCGCGCTGCCGCCAGAACCCGCCCCTAGCCAGCCTGCTCCCGGCGTGCCGGTGCAGCCCGATTTGGCCGCGTCTCCGGCAGAGCCTGCTGCGCCCGCTGCCTCGAAGCTGCGCGGACTGTGGATGGACGCCTTCGGGCCGGGCCTCAAGACGCCGGAACAGGTGCAACAGGCCGTTGACGATGCCGCCGCGCTGGGCGTGAACGCGCTGTTCGTACAGGCGATCCGCCGCGCCGACTGCCTGTGTCGCCTGGGCAGCGTGCCCCCAGCGGCCGATATCGCGCCGAATTTCGATCCGCTGGCCCAGATCATCCAGCTGGCGCACGCACGCGGAATTCGGGTGCTGGCGTGGTACAGCGTGACCGGAGCCTGGAACGTGACGCTGCCCAGTGCAGGCAAAACCCAGGTCTTCGCGCAGCATGGCCCGGATGCGGGGGGCACGTCCTGGCTGGCCCGCCGCAGCGACGGAACGTGGCGCGACAACTCGGATGCGTGGCTCGATCCGGGCATTCCCGGGGCCGCAGACTACATGGCGACCTCGGCGCTGAATCTGGTCAAGCACTACGATCTCGACGGGCTGCAACTCGACCGTATCCGTTACCCCGACGGCGGCGACTGGGGCTACAGCCCGGTCACGCTGGCCCGCTACCGCAGCGAAACCGGCCAGAAAGGCACTCCCGCGCCGGGCGACGTGCGCTGGAAGACCTGGAAACGCGATCAGGTCACGGCGCTCACCCGCCGCATCGTGCTGGAGGCGCGCGCCGTCAGGCCAGGGCTGCTCATCAGCGCGGCGACCATCGTGTATGGCGATGGCCCCGCCGACCGCGCCGCCTTCCAGAACACCCGCACCTACGCCGAGGTTCTTCAGGACTGGCCCGGCTGGATGCAGGAAGGCCTGCTCGACGTGAACGTGATGATGAATTACAAGCGCGACGGCGTGAACGGGCAGGAGGGATGGTTCGACCGCTGGAACGCCTTTGCCGAGTCTGTGAAACAGGGCGACGAGGAGGTGGCAGCGGGCACGGCCATGTATCTGAATGCCCCCGGCGTGACCGCTGCGCAGGCTGCCCGCGCCACCGCGCAGGGGCTGGGCTGGGTCGGGTATTCGTACCGCACCCCCACCGCAGGCGTCTATAGCGCCGCGCAGACGCAGCCGCAGGGGTTCACCACACTCAAGGCTGCCCTCACCGCCCCCGGCGCGGTGCTGGGCCAGCCGCTCGCCTGGACTATGGCCGCCCCCGTCCGTCATGGGCTGCTGGGCCGGGTGGTCGGGGCGCTCCAGGCGGGAGGGCTGCGGGTCAGTGCTTACGACGCAGCCGGTACGCTCCTCGCCACCACCACCACCGACGCCAACGGGTATTACGGCTTTGCCGATCTGTCGCAGGCGGGCAGCGGCAAGGTCGAGGTCCGCGCCCTGGATCAGCGCTGGGCACAGGTGCTCGGTACAGGCGTGACGCGCTTTCCAAATCTGCTCGTGCGGGCAGTGGTCCGGGTCGGCTCGGGTCAGTAGGCAGTCGGACGCTTCAACACTGCCAACGGGCGGGGTCCAAGAACAGCAGTTCGCTGCCTTGGACCCCGCCCGTTCTTCGTTTTTGCCAGCGTCTGAAGCAGTCGGCAACCGGATTCGCCAGACCGTCCTGCTTCCGCCCTTACTTGAACAGCGGCAGATGCCCCAGCGCCGTGACTTCCGGCCTTTCCTGCCCCTCGGTAAAGACCGCGACCACCGCCGCGACTTCGCCGCCCACGCCCTCGATAATCTGGCGCAGGCTCGCGAGCGTGCCGCCGCTGCTGACCACGTCGTCGACGATGGCGACCTTCTTGCCGCGAATCTTTTCCACGTCCATGCCGTCCAGCACCAGCAGTTGCGGTTTGCCGGTGGTGATGCTGATCACTTCGCGGGCCACCGGGCTGACCATGTAGGGCTTCTGGGTCTTGCGAATGACGATATAGGGCTTACCACTCTCGCGGCTCAGGACGTGCGCCAGCGACAGCGCCTTGACTTCGGGCGTGACCAGCACATCGATGTCTGCGGGCAGCAGCCGCGCCAGTTCGGCTCCGGCGGCCTCAGTCACTTCGGTGTCACCCAGCATGTTGAACAGCGCAATCGACACGCCAGGAGCAACTTCGACGATAGGCAGGACGCGCTTGACACTGCCCACTTGGACTTCAAATGTGTTCACGGTCAGGTATTGTACCGCCTTCGGTCCGTGGCGGTGGCCCGCACCGGTCGCTTCAGTCCACGACCGTGAAGCCCAGCTTTTCCGCCTGCTCCACGAAGAAGTTGATGTTTTCGCTCAGGGTCTGTGGACCCAGGCTTTTGCGGTCGTATTCGCCCGTCGCGGCGATAATCAGGGTTTCGGCAAGGCAGGCCGGAACCGCGCCTTCTCCAAACTTGATGTCGAGACGGGTTTTCATGCTGCCGGGGGGGCGCACCACGCCGCCGGGAATCACGCGTACACCCTCGATGCGCTCCACGCTCTCATCCACGTCGGCGGGGCGGCCCTCGTCGAAGATCCAGGTGCCGGGCTTGACGTGCTGCGGAAAGATCACCGGATTGGGATCGCTCGTGGCCGTGAAGATCAGCTCGGCGTCTCGCAGTGAGTCGTAACTGGTGGTGGTCACGATCTCGGTGCCCGGATTGGCCCGGCGCAGGGTCCCCGCGCTGCGGTCCAGTCGTTCCAGATCGCGGCCCACCATGATGATGCGGCCCACCTGCGGCGCGATGGTGCGGGCGATGCCGAAGGCGACCACGCCGTTTGCGCCGACCACTGCTGCCGTGGCCTGCTTCAGGTCGCGCCCGGTGTCTGCGAAGTGCTTCAGAATGCCGGGAATGGCGGCCTTGATGGTGCCGCTGGTGTACGCGCCGCCGTTGGTGACCGCGATGGTGGGCACAGCGGCCTGCACGTCCATGCCCTTGTTGCCCACCACGCTCCAGAACGCGCCCAGGCCGAACACCGACGCGCCCAGTTCCTGTGCCAGCCTTGCACCCTCGATGGCCCGGCGCGTCGCCAGCGCCGGATTGTCGCGGAAGACGTCGGGCAGCAGCGGGCTGGACAGCAGGTACATGCGGATCTGCTTGCCCCCCTGCGTCTGGATGCCGGTCAGTTCTCCCACCTTCATGGGGCGCAGGCTCTCGGCCAGCTGGCGCACGGTGGCCTCGCTGATGATGCCGCGCTCGACCAGCCCTTTCATCCAGGCAAAGCGCCGCGTCTGCCAGAAGTCGGCCAGCGTCAGCGGGTGAATCATGAAGGCGGCCACCACCACGTCGGCCTGTTTGCCCTGCATCGGCACGTCGTCGCCCAGTCTGGGCTCGGTGCCGTCCAGTACCCGCCCGATATTTTCCTTGAAGCGCCACGCGGCAGCCAGCAGCAGCCCCAGCGCAGCGATCTTGGCGGCTGGCCCCAGCGGGCTGAGCGCGATCAGCAGGGCGAAGGCCAGCAGGCCCAGCAGCGTTGCCAGACTGACAAAGCCGCTGAGGCCCAGGGTCGCGGCGTAGATCGCCAGTGGCAGCAGCGTCAGCCAGTAGCTCAGGCCCGCTGCCACGCTCAGCCCCGCCATCACGCCCAGCAGCAGCAGATTGCCGCGCCCACGGGGCAGGGTGTCGCCGTACAGGAAGCGCGGCGGATTTAGGTGGCCCAGATAGGCTGCCAGCCCCGCCAGCACACACAGCTCGGTGACGTAGCTGCTGCCAGTGCCGACGGCGCTCAGACTGCTCGCCATCAGCACCGCCAGAAAGCCCTTGGAGGCGTCGAGGCCAGCGCTCAGCAGGGCAGAGGTCGGCCCCACGCGCCGCAGCACGTTCTCGACGCCCAGGTTATAGGTGCTGAGCATCCGGGTATCCAGCCCCAGCCGCGCAAGCAGCCAGTGGCCCAGCGGCAGGCTGCCCACCAGAAATGCCAGCACGATCAGCACGAGAGAGAAAAAGCATGGGCTGAGTATAAGGAGGGAAGCAGAGGACGGCAGTGAGGAGCCACGTTGCGAACTCTGGTTCGACAGGACGGGGCCCGTATTACTTCAGATACGCGCCCACCCAGTCCAGATATTCCTGAAGCCGCCGGACCCGGCGGTCCGGGCGACCTGAGCGGCTCAGTTCGTGGTCTTCGCCGGGGAAGCGCACGAAGCGCGAGGGAACACCGTGCAGTTGCAGCGCCGTGAACCACTGCTCGCCCTGTTCGACGGGACAGCGCAGGTCTTCCAGACTGTGAATGATCAGGGTGGGCGTGCGGACCTGCTCGACGAACTGAAGCGGGCTCATCTCCCAGAGCCTGGCGGTATCGGCGCGGCGGTGGAAATTGCCGCCCAGTTCGTCGTCCCAGAATCTCATGCCGATATCCGAAGTGCCGCCGAACGAGAGCAGATTGCAGATGCTGCGGTCGGTCACGGCGACCTGAAAGCGGTCGGTCTGCGAGGTGATCCAGTTCGTCATGAAGCCGCCGTAGCTGCCGCCCATGATGCCCGTCCGGGTTGCGTCCAGCCGGGGAAACTGCGTCAGGCAGGCATCGAAGAAGGTCAGGAGATCCTGCATGTCGATGCTGCCCCAGCGCCCGTGAATATCCTCGCTCCAGGCCTGCCCGTAGCCCACCGACCCACGCGGATTGCTGTAGCACACGCTGTAGCCCGCAGCGGCATAGAGCTGAAATTCGTGCATGAAGCCGTGCCCGTAAGCGGTGTGTGGCCCGCCGTGAATGTTCAGCAGCGCGGGTACGGTCTGTGTTCCGGTGGGCAGCAGCACCCAGCCTTCTCCCTCGCCCAGTTCGGTGTCAAAGGCGACGCGGGTCGCGGGAACGGGTACGAAGGGGAGCTGGGCGGCATGGTCGGTCACGCATACGCCGTTCAGATAAACCTCGGTGGGCTGCGTCACGCTCTCGCTGATGCAGGCCAGTCCGTGCGCGTTCAGGCTGAAGGCCGCCGTCACGCGCTCGGGGTCGTGCAGGCGGGGCGAGACCGTGCCGCCCAGCTGAAGATCGAACAGCCCCGCGCTGCCGCCCACGGTGTACAGCAGACTGAGGGTCTGCTCGTCTGCCCAGGTCGGGCGGTCTGGAAAGCTGCCCACGTGCAGGTCGCCCGCCACGATACTCCCCGCCGGGAAGTCCCAGGCGGCGTCCAGCCGCTGTCCCTCGCCGCTGGCACCGAACAGGAACACGTGGTTGTCTTCGGTATTGAGCCTGCTGGCCGGGCGACCGATGCCCGCAAAGCGCACGCCGTCCGGGTGCGGGGCCAGCTGTCCAATCGGGGCGGCCCAGCGGGTGAGCTGACGCGGCTCGCCTTCCAGCGGCAGCTCGAAGACCTCCTGCCGCCAGCAGGCCGCATCGAGCTGACTGAGGCTGCTGACGAACAGCACACCGCCCGCCTGGGGCCGCCAAGCATAGTCACTGATGTCGTATTCGGGGGCGTGCCAGAGCCTGGTTTCACCGCTGCTCAGGTCGTGCAGATACAGGGCGGCAGGGCGTGGCGGCAACATTCCCACCCCGTTGAAGCGGTAACGCAGCGACGTGATGGCACGCGCCTCGCCGCGTTCGTCGCGTTTGTCTTCGGTGTCGCCCTGGCTCAGAAAGCTGAGGTAGCGTCCATCGGGGCTGAAGGCCAGATTCGACACGCCGTTCCGGAAGCGGGTCAGTTGCCGCGCCTCGCCGCCGTTCAGGGGCAGCAGGTACACCTGGGGTTTGCCCGCGCTGCCCGTGCCCGAGGAGCGGTTGCTCAGAAAGGCCAGCGACGTGCCGTCGGGCGACCAGCGCGGCGAACTGTCCCTGCTCTCACCGCTCGTCAGGTCGCGGGCCGGGCCGCCTTCCGAGAGCTGAATGCGGCTGCGATAACGCGGAGCGCTGCCCTCGTCTGAGCCGGGCGTATCGGCGTGTTCATCCTCGATTCTGGTCAGGACGAAGGCCACCCGTGAGCCGTCGGGCGAGAGCTGCGGATCGGAGGGAAACTTCAGGGCGTACAGGCTTTCCGGCATGACGACGGAAGTCGAAGCAGAGGTGGACACAGGCCGGTCGGACGCGAGACCCTCGAAACTGTCAGGCATGCTGCGGTTGTAGCACGCCAGCACAGCCCGGACACTTCATTCTTCAGCAGGCATTCGGCTCAGGGAGCGGGGTCGAGGCAGGCCAGGCGTTCACTCTGGGGCAGC carries:
- a CDS encoding HAD family phosphatase; the protein is MKTAEAGRALLMDVDGVLVLPPQMFGSALMTRHPATVRAFFAGPFLEASTGRADLRELLPPLLKQIGYAGSPDSFLNDWFESENCPNLPLLDALTELRSSGWPVFLATNQERHRLKYLLDDMNLGQVTDGEFSSASVGHRKPHPAYFAQVTAALGIPAASIVFWDDVAENVEAARTAGWTAHLYGSVQQFQQVMEATSRQTR
- a CDS encoding amylo-alpha-1,6-glucosidase produces the protein MFISPLETLEVAGHRSELHAFEVAPGTVEGDGLNLLSHVDLNDLIPTRVQLAGGVQVQRTWFMPRHSGSLVLLYDLDTQQDATLTLGALLTHRDMHHVCTQTPRLEFLPGGLEMSVVGEGVDAHSTSLRLYPPEASRIQALVPRPVPQRVHFRLDTARGAPDTERAVRTDVWALHLPPGRHRLALVVGDPGSVGNPWNAYAEEIERRRLLILRAFSVCGVQDSVTATLAVSADSFLVYRQSTQAVSVIAGYPWFADWGRDSMIALTGLTLLTGRLDDARALLSTYLGSLRRGLTPNNFHDDGSGADYNTVDGALWLITALERYVRLSGDREFAQTHLETVRGIIRAHLEGTDHGIRADPQDGLLLAGETGVQLTWMDVKIHDWVVTPRHGKPVEIQALWLAALSVESRMSEALGQPPAFAALLLRARPAFLQLWNPDDQYFYDVLAADGTPDASVRPNVLLALALPDTPAVPAQLDAALLTAGRELLTPLGLRTLALSDPRYLGNYGGSQLVRDAAYHQGTVWPWPLAAYTDLLLKRGRVADARAALDGLEAHLWDAGLGSVSEVFSGSTLLPGGCPFQAWSVAELLRAHVAVAQAEKGRGDAAREERG
- a CDS encoding glycogen debranching enzyme N-terminal domain-containing protein, which gives rise to MTVPPPFLGTPIPVAPVPLFSRRLSPQDARDLGREVLLTDGLGGFAMSSPAGVPTRCYSGLARSLTPLCSGT
- a CDS encoding YdgA family protein, giving the protein MTLPHDSQNGPTPPAPRRPVRPRWLIGGVTVVLLLGVAWAGSTMYAAGQAQNFSDDTAKTIDTALKANKLGSVEKHVYTRGLTESTDDLYIVLSDKLAPYHLHVRNHIKHGPLPGFQTVAQAVIDSEIIWDAKTQAAIDKALGGKKPVIHTVVGLGGTTDTTFMVPAGQYADSDVKGTWTALDAHFQTNNGGRGLSGSLVWPSGVIGPGNGDPSQGVLKISDVRYTVDQQPYLKSLSQGQSSFTIASIELPEKLGGMKSLNVTTRTGPQGANLESSTQASVAEIAYQDTKFSQLLLKLSARQLNSAALESLIAVFQQPDYQKMLQSGETVSDQTYRKLWTDAKPSLSKLLAGNPKLALDEISAQTPDGPLKLSLGAQIVDGQKIDLSSFDSSFDAGASDQATEKAMGLLQNLKLTADIEGKEQVIAGLLSSSGNDTAQGIAQSIDPLIEQGMITRSGDTLKTHLEFSKGAATINGKPFQ
- a CDS encoding aldo/keto reductase, with amino-acid sequence MTTYRRLGRSGLHLFPIGLGTMQFGWSADEETAYGIMDAYYAAGGNFIDTADIYTTWTPGNPGGISEEIVGRWMKDRGNRDDIVVATKVRGAMGGMDNNQGRKTVHQREGLSRRWILKACEDSLKRLQTDHIDLYQAHWVDNQTPIEETLSAFTELVQRGYVRYIGCSNYSAWRLMQALWTSDRKGLESYVSIQPEYSLLSPTRANFERELMPLCVEYGIGVVPWSPLGGGMLTGKYKRGQPLPESVRADENSSRRFSDQNFDVVDALESVATPLGAKPAQVALAWMLAQPAMTAPIIGANNTTQLQELLGTVDVKLSADDLAKISRASDWERARTELES